One Epinephelus moara isolate mb chromosome 20, YSFRI_EMoa_1.0, whole genome shotgun sequence genomic window carries:
- the ush1c gene encoding harmonin isoform X2, whose protein sequence is MERKVAREFRHKVELLIENEAEKDYLYDVLRMYHQSMDLTVLVGDLKLVINEPKRLPLFDAIRPLIPLKHQVEYDLLTPKRSRKLKEVRLDRTHRDGLGLSVRGGLEFGCGLYISQIVKDGQAGNVGLQVGDEIVRINGYSISSCIHEEVISLIKTKKIVSLKVRHVGMIPVKSSSDEPLKWQFVDQFVSESGEKKSSVAGLASIGGKEIKEKKVFLSLVGTKGMGISISSGPTQKPGIYISNVKPGTLSAEVGLEVGDQIVEVNGVDFTNADHKEAVRVLKSSRSLTITVLTGAGSELFMTDEERLAVEARRELERQELMHQKRVALETNKIIKEQQEKEKQRKMEISQKAAEEEERYKKEMERIETMERKHNREWEEDWGAKDRPKSPKSPRTPKSPSPAPPETKPHKAKSSPFGWFYRYEGKLPSIRKKGEKKKKKKKVSNTDTLQEQRKSKKEMEFELKLAKEKEEMYEREKQLKINRLVQEVSETEREDLEESEKVQHWVERLCQTRLEQISCVENESPELSPPRSPASEPKVKRFPGGLHLATTDLDDINLDEVDQSLRGPLKKLAPTQPTTSQPPPPLPLPPPSPKLNPTIPNYSPPTSRASPQRRPPSPPSVRKPPSAPSTLTNKGRRPHPQPPQPPPSSHYPPPSQSSWPPSSPQPAPRPPPPPPPPPPPPPPPPPPPPPQHSEERVGTLSGYRQHHHHHLQHPPSPPERRSEWEAGGYLPRGGIYSSNTSEMSYPSSPKVMRNTSHASRISTSSTPLQLAPSPPNQRRQMAPVMSKPVMLPQSQTHRPDPLRPALRSDGLPPEMLKRMVPFNSSFKSNNKRQGFQKYEEDFDPYSMFSADQIDGRDVRLLRIKKTGQLDLALEGGADSPLGKLVISSVYEGGAADKHGGIVPGDELMAVNGKILIDATLTEGQNSLARAWHSGGDWIDVVIAISPPKEYEDEVTFF, encoded by the exons ATGGAGCGGAAAGTAGCACGGGAATTTAGGCACAAG GTGGAGTTGCTGATTGAAAATGAAGCAGAGAAGGATTACCTGTATGATGTCCTCCGCATGTATCACCA GTCAATGGATTTGACAGTGCTGGTTGGAGACCTTAAGCTGGTCATCAATGAACCAAAGCGCCTGCCCTTATTTGACGCCATCCGACCTCTCATCCCACTCAAACACCAGGTGGAGTACGACCTGCTCACGCCCAAGAGGTCACG GAAGCTGAAAGAGGTGCGTTTGGATCGGACACATCGTGATGGACTGGGTCTGAGTGTCAGAGGTGGGCTGGAGTTTGGCTGTGGTCTCTATATATCACAGATTGTCAAAGACGGTCAGGCTGGGAATGTTGGCCTTCAG GTTGGAGATGAGATTGTGCGCATCAATGGATACTCCATCTCCTCCTGCATCCACGAGGAGGTCATCAGTCTCATCAAGACAAAGAAAATTGTATCACTCAAAGTCAGGC ATGTGGGGATGATCCCAGTGAAAAG CTCATCAGACGAACCCCTCAAGTGGCAGTTTGTCGACCAGTTTGTGTCTGAGTCAGGG gagaaaaaaagcagtgtTGCAGGCCTGGCGTCCATTGGAGGCAAAGAAATCAAGGAGAAGAAGGTTTTCCTCAGCCTGGTGGGCACCAAGGGTATGGGCATCAGCATCTCCAGTGGTCCAACCCAGAAGCCCGGTATCTACATCAGTAACGTCAAGCCAGGCACCCTCTCTGCAGAAGTTGGACTTGAG GTTGGAGACCAGATTGtggaggtgaacggggtggaTTTCACCAATGCGGACCACAAAGAG GCGGTGAGAGTCCTGAAGAGCAGCAGGAGTCTGACTATTACTGTTCTCACAGGAGCT GGCAGCGAGCTGTTCATGACAGATGAGGAGCGTCTGGCAGTGGAGGCCCGCAGGGAGCTGGAGAGGCAGGAGCTGATGCACCAGAAGAGGGTGGCACTAGAGACCAACAAAATCATTAAAGAgcagcaggagaaggagaagca GAGGAAGATGGAGATCTCTCAGAAGGCTGCGGAGGAAGAGGAGCGCTATAAAAAAGAGATGGAGAg AATTGAGACGATGGAGAGGAAGCACAACAGAGAGTGGGAGGAGGACTGGGGAGCCAAAGACAGGCCCAAGAGCCCTAAGAGCCCCCGCACTCCAAAGAGCCCATCACCCGCCCCACCTGAGACAAAACCCCACAAGGCCAAGAGTTCTC CATTTGGCTGGTTTTACCGATATGAGGGGAAACTGCCGTCAATCCGCAAG aaaggagaaaagaagaagaaaaagaagaaagtgtCCAACACGGACACACTGCAGGAGCAGAGAAAGAGCAAGAAGGAGATGGAGTTTGAGCTGAAACTCGCCAAAGAGAAGGAAGAGATGTATGAGCGAGAGAAGCAGCTAAAGATCAATCGGCTGGTTCAGGAG GTctcagagacggagagagaagaCCTCGAGGAGTCTGAGAAAGTGCAACACTGGGTGGAGCGTCTTTGTCAGACTCGGTTGGAGCAGATATCCTGTGTGGAGAATGAATCCCCAGAG CTCTCCCCGCCACGCTCTCCTGCCTCGGAGCCCAAGGTGAAGCGTTTCCCTGGTGGCCTCCACCTAGCCACCACTGATCTGGACGACATTAACCTGGATGAGGTGGATCAGAGCCTGAGGGGCCCTCTGAAGAAACTGGCCCCCACCCAGCCCACCACTAGCCAGCCTCCCCCTCCCTTGCCTCTACCTCCACCCTCCCCTAAGCTGAACCCCACAATACCCAACTACTCCCCCCCCACCTCTCGAGCATCCCCGCAGCGGCGGCCTCCGTCTCCACCCAGCGTCAGAAAACCTCCCTCTGCCCCGTCTACCTTGACCAACAAGGGGCGCAGGCCTCATCCTCAGCCTCCCCAGCCCCCACCTTCCTCCCACTATCCTCCTCCATCTCAGTCGTCATGGCCCCCATCTTCCCCTCAGCCTGCTCCACGGCCTCCTCCgccaccaccccctcctccgCCACCTCCTCCGCCTCCCCCTCCGCCGCCACCCCCACAACACTCGGAAGAAAGAGTAGGAACCCTCAGCGGGTACCGCCagcatcatcaccatcacctccAGCACCCTCCCAGTCCTCCAGAGCGCAGGAGTGAGTGGGAGGCAGGTGGCTATCTCCCAAGAGGAGGAATTTACTCCTCCAACACCAGTGAAATGTCGTATCCCTCCAGTCCAAAG GTAATGAGAAATACCTCCCATGCCAGTCGAATTTCTACTTCAAGCACCCCCTTG CAACTAGCTCCTAGTCCCCCCAACCAGAGGCGTCAGATGGCCCCTGTCATGTCCAAACCTGTCATGCTGCCGCAGTCCCAGACCCACCGACCAGATCCACTCAGACCTGCGCTCCGTTCTGATGGCCTG CCTCCGGAAATGCTGAAACGGATGGTTCCTTTCAACTCATCTTTTAAATCAAACAACAAACGACAA GGATTTCAGAAATACGAGGAAGATTTTGATCCATACTCCATG TTCTCCGCGGACCAGATCGATGGCCGAGATGTGAGACTGCTGAGAATCAAAAAG ACTGGACAGCTTGACCTCGCTCTGGAGGGAGGTGCAGACTCTCCGTTGGGAAAGCTGGTGATATCCTCTGTGTATGAAGGTGGCGCTGCAGATAAGCACG GTGGCATCGTGCCCGGGGATGAACTTATGGCTGTGAATGGGAAGATCCTGATCGATGCCACGTTGACTGAGGGACAAAACTCTCTGGCTCGGGCCTGGCATAGTGGAGGG GACTGGATCGATGTTGTGATCGCTATTTCCCCTCCGAAAGAATATGAAGATGAAGT AACGTTCTTCTAG
- the ush1c gene encoding harmonin isoform X1 has protein sequence MERKVAREFRHKVELLIENEAEKDYLYDVLRMYHQSMDLTVLVGDLKLVINEPKRLPLFDAIRPLIPLKHQVEYDLLTPKRSRKLKEVRLDRTHRDGLGLSVRGGLEFGCGLYISQIVKDGQAGNVGLQVGDEIVRINGYSISSCIHEEVISLIKTKKIVSLKVRHVGMIPVKSSSDEPLKWQFVDQFVSESGEKKSSVAGLASIGGKEIKEKKVFLSLVGTKGMGISISSGPTQKPGIYISNVKPGTLSAEVGLEVGDQIVEVNGVDFTNADHKEAVRVLKSSRSLTITVLTGAGSELFMTDEERLAVEARRELERQELMHQKRVALETNKIIKEQQEKEKQRKMEISQKAAEEEERYKKEMERIETMERKHNREWEEDWGAKDRPKSPKSPRTPKSPSPAPPETKPHKAKSSPDEASSFTEEDKEEEHDRQGFQKYEEDFDPYSMFSADQIDGRDVRLLRIKKTGQLDLALEGGADSPLGKLVISSVYEGGAADKHGGIVPGDELMAVNGKILIDATLTEGQNSLARAWHSGGDWIDVVIAISPPKEYEDEVTFF, from the exons ATGGAGCGGAAAGTAGCACGGGAATTTAGGCACAAG GTGGAGTTGCTGATTGAAAATGAAGCAGAGAAGGATTACCTGTATGATGTCCTCCGCATGTATCACCA GTCAATGGATTTGACAGTGCTGGTTGGAGACCTTAAGCTGGTCATCAATGAACCAAAGCGCCTGCCCTTATTTGACGCCATCCGACCTCTCATCCCACTCAAACACCAGGTGGAGTACGACCTGCTCACGCCCAAGAGGTCACG GAAGCTGAAAGAGGTGCGTTTGGATCGGACACATCGTGATGGACTGGGTCTGAGTGTCAGAGGTGGGCTGGAGTTTGGCTGTGGTCTCTATATATCACAGATTGTCAAAGACGGTCAGGCTGGGAATGTTGGCCTTCAG GTTGGAGATGAGATTGTGCGCATCAATGGATACTCCATCTCCTCCTGCATCCACGAGGAGGTCATCAGTCTCATCAAGACAAAGAAAATTGTATCACTCAAAGTCAGGC ATGTGGGGATGATCCCAGTGAAAAG CTCATCAGACGAACCCCTCAAGTGGCAGTTTGTCGACCAGTTTGTGTCTGAGTCAGGG gagaaaaaaagcagtgtTGCAGGCCTGGCGTCCATTGGAGGCAAAGAAATCAAGGAGAAGAAGGTTTTCCTCAGCCTGGTGGGCACCAAGGGTATGGGCATCAGCATCTCCAGTGGTCCAACCCAGAAGCCCGGTATCTACATCAGTAACGTCAAGCCAGGCACCCTCTCTGCAGAAGTTGGACTTGAG GTTGGAGACCAGATTGtggaggtgaacggggtggaTTTCACCAATGCGGACCACAAAGAG GCGGTGAGAGTCCTGAAGAGCAGCAGGAGTCTGACTATTACTGTTCTCACAGGAGCT GGCAGCGAGCTGTTCATGACAGATGAGGAGCGTCTGGCAGTGGAGGCCCGCAGGGAGCTGGAGAGGCAGGAGCTGATGCACCAGAAGAGGGTGGCACTAGAGACCAACAAAATCATTAAAGAgcagcaggagaaggagaagca GAGGAAGATGGAGATCTCTCAGAAGGCTGCGGAGGAAGAGGAGCGCTATAAAAAAGAGATGGAGAg AATTGAGACGATGGAGAGGAAGCACAACAGAGAGTGGGAGGAGGACTGGGGAGCCAAAGACAGGCCCAAGAGCCCTAAGAGCCCCCGCACTCCAAAGAGCCCATCACCCGCCCCACCTGAGACAAAACCCCACAAGGCCAAGAGTTCTC CTGATGAAGCCAGCTCCTTTACAGAGGAAGACAAGGAGGAAGAGCACGACAGACAA GGATTTCAGAAATACGAGGAAGATTTTGATCCATACTCCATG TTCTCCGCGGACCAGATCGATGGCCGAGATGTGAGACTGCTGAGAATCAAAAAG ACTGGACAGCTTGACCTCGCTCTGGAGGGAGGTGCAGACTCTCCGTTGGGAAAGCTGGTGATATCCTCTGTGTATGAAGGTGGCGCTGCAGATAAGCACG GTGGCATCGTGCCCGGGGATGAACTTATGGCTGTGAATGGGAAGATCCTGATCGATGCCACGTTGACTGAGGGACAAAACTCTCTGGCTCGGGCCTGGCATAGTGGAGGG GACTGGATCGATGTTGTGATCGCTATTTCCCCTCCGAAAGAATATGAAGATGAAGT AACGTTCTTCTAG